The Deltaproteobacteria bacterium genomic interval TCATCGAAGTCTGGTACAATCGGCAGCGAACTCACTCTTCGCTTGATTACATGTCACCAGTCGACTACGAAACGAAATCTCTCAAGTCCGCATAAAACTTT includes:
- a CDS encoding IS3 family transposase, with product MEVWYNRQRTHSSLDYMSPVDYETKSLKSA